A region from the Cannabis sativa cultivar Pink pepper isolate KNU-18-1 chromosome 9, ASM2916894v1, whole genome shotgun sequence genome encodes:
- the LOC133030870 gene encoding uncharacterized protein LOC133030870 → MHSLQKDMLKQKANYEKKLSSDVQHECKYTAYGFAPAVQYWAYEAILEVGKRYGTNHGIRFPRMLSWTSKGDIGKKDVSALFSRRNLEVVKGLLPRTEEEAFVRTISYDGVENLVDDVVDDTEAEAGSQVPETQVPDTQERDTQVPISGTFFYVFIFFDFFYIVEGISYAYRIFLIYIFSGHCFRTSAQCTICIRRSGCRVH, encoded by the exons atgcactcgcttcagaaagacatgttgaaacagaaggccaactacgagaagaagctgagttcggatgttcagcacgagtgcaaatacacagcatatggcttcgcacctgcagtccaatattgggcgtacgaggccattttggaggttggcaagaggtatggcacgaaccacgggattcggttccccaggatgcttagctggacgagcaaaggcgatattgggaagaaagacgtcagcgcattattttctagacgg aatctggaagtggtgaaggggctacttccacggacagaggaggaggcatttgtgaggacaatatcttacgatggtgtggagAACCTGGTTGATGATGTTGTGGATGACACAGAGGCTGAGGCAGGTAGTCAGGTACCAGAGACTCAGGTCCCAGACACTCAGGAAAGAGACACTCAGGTACCAATTTCTGGaacttttttttatgtctttattttttttgattttttttatatagtggaGGGTATATcgtatgcttaccgtatttttttgatatatattttttcaggccactgcttcagaacctcagcccagtgcaccatctgcatcaggcgttcggggtgccgagtacactga
- the LOC133031179 gene encoding uncharacterized mitochondrial protein AtMg00810-like, which produces MAICIRTFTCPYPKGTNQKSQSLLIPFASLTKVYMASSKPLANVLIYVDDIVIATNNDAAVTAFKQHLNSIFKLKDLGPLKFFLGLEIVRSQTGILVSQRPFALQLLQDTSFLGTKPASTPMEPNNKLSSDLGEILPNPTSYRSLIGKLIYLTITRPDITFVVNKLSQFMTTPRLPHLHAAHSVLQYIKGTPGQGLFFYSNTPPHLTAYTASDIPDHSISLKVFSNADWGTCPDTRRSITGYNVFLGDSLISWKLKKQAIVSRSSAEAKYRAMANATCEVTWITALLQDFPITHRLHANLYCNNAAAIHISENPVFHERTKHVEIDCHIVRSKLQAPSWDTQTALCLYKTQHCRLAHQTSASLSVQQFIIQNECKKHLYIILKGVSDKKYIQLVR; this is translated from the exons ATGGCAATTTGCATAAGGACGTTTACATGTCCCTACCCCAAGGGTACAAACCAAAAGAGCCAATCCCTCCTAATACCGTTTGCAAGCTTAACAAAAGTCTATATGGCCTCAAGCAAGCCTCTCGCAAATG TCTTAATTTACGTTGATGACATAGTCATTGCCACCAACAATGATGCAGCTGTCACTGCGTTTAAACAACACCTAAATTCCATCTTCAAACTCAAAGACCTCGGCCCCCTTAAATTTTTCCTTGGTCTTGAAATTGTAAGATCTCAAACTGGTATCTTAGTGTCTCAACGACCCTTCGCCCTACAACTCTTGCAAGATACCAGTTTTTTGGGTACTAAACCTGCCTCCACTCCAATGGAGCCTAACAATAAACTCAGCAGTGATTTGGGTGAAATTCTTCCAAACCCCACTTCTTATCGAAGTTTAATAGGCAAACTCATCTACCTAACAATCACTCGGCCTGATATAACCTTTGTAGTAAACAAACTTAGTCAATTCATGACTACACCTCGACTTCCCCATCTTCATGCTGCACACAGTGTGCTCCAATACATCAAAGGCACACCAGGCCAAGGATTATTCTTCTACTCCAACACCCCTCCCCACCTCACTGCCTATACTGCATCTGATATCCCTGATCACAGCATCTCCCTTAAAGTGTTCTCTAATGCGGACTGGGGCACCTGCCCCGACACTCGAAGATCAATCACGGGCTACAACGTCTTCTTAGGTGATTCTCTCATATCATGGAAATTAAAGAAACAAGCAATTGTCTCTCGTTCCTCTGCAGAAGCCAAATATCGCGCAATGGCCAATGCCACATGCGAGGTCACTTGGATCACGGCTCTCCTCCAAGACTTCCCCATCACTCATCGTCTTCATGCAAATCTCTACTGTAACAATGCTGCGGCTATCCACATATCTGAGAATCCTGTATTCCACGAACGCACCAAGCACGTAGAAATCGATTGTCACATAGTTCGCTCCAAGCTCCAAGCTCCAAGTTGGGACACTCAAACTGCTCTATGTCTATACAAAACTCAACATTGCCGACTTGCTCACCAAACATCTGCATCCCTCTCAGTTCAACAATTTATTATCCAAAATGAATGTAAAAAacatttatatatcatattgaAGGGAGTATCAGACAAAAAATATATTCAGTTAGTTAGGTAA
- the LOC133031178 gene encoding uncharacterized protein LOC133031178 — MEQLRDILAMLNRPPTTASAPEAPADPSTPPPAASPPVEEDEVFPDDYDPYEGAPATPIEAQPLIHVHDTESQGEILSIEAQPAVVKSRKRKRKPPVWFGDYTEMKRRHRPSSTFDPLEPPDEKLLTTFRKWCVGLILNHRLRDLRSGDYGPGFFWIMLTPKEWLTDDHIDAAMHMLRRRRTDYPLTFPQKGIILSTFVTVMISSAWTSHKGPRKNFKWEEYILDYCTGFHKSQVFERWRGNEFIYFVLHLPTARHWVTVEVDIELWKINVSTAL, encoded by the exons atggagcagctcagagacatattggccatgttgaatcgtccgccaacgacagcttcagcaccggaggccccagcagatccatctaccccaccaccagctgcttcacccccagtagaagaggatgaggtcttccccgacgattacgatccttatgagggagctccagcgactccgatcgaggcacaacctcttatccatgtacatgacaccgagtcgcagggtgagattctgtccatagaggcacaacctgcagtggttaagagtcggaagaggaagagaaagcctcctgtatggttcggtgactatacggagatgaagaggagacataggccatcttcgacttttgatcccctggagccaccggacgagaaattgttaaccactttccgaaagtggtgtgttggactcattctgaaccaccgacttcgggatttgagaagtggtgattacggtccaggattcttttggataatgctcacaccaaaggaatggcttacagatgac CATATAGATGCAGCAATGCATATGCTGAGGAGGCGACGCACCGACTATCCACTGACATTTCCTCAGAAGGGTATCATTCTCTCCACATTCGTGACCGTCATGATCAGCAGTGCATGGACGAGCCACAAGGGTCCGAGGAAAAACTTTAAATGGGAGGAATATATCCTGGACTACTGCACAGGGTTtcataag tcccaagtctttgagagatggaggggtaacgagtttatttacttcgttctgCACCTTCCCACGGCAAGACACTGGGTCACAGTTGAAGTGGACATAGAgctgtggaaaattaatgtctCTACGGCTTTGTGA
- the LOC133030871 gene encoding uncharacterized protein LOC133030871, producing the protein MEPILKVWSELLPSLILATGEFPHNNQIMALANGDITVLPKMHASRATHDLVPKSATSGDCGVYCIEYVEHLMMQRGLTDVTPDRIAMFRQRWCVDLFYQNVG; encoded by the exons ATGGAACCCATCTTGAAGGTTTGGTCAGAACTGCTGCCCTCGCTAATCCTTGCAACCGGGGAATTTCCACATAACAACCAGATCATGGCGTTAGCTAACGGTGACATCACGGTGCTTCCAAAAATGCACGCGAGTCGAGCCACTCACGACTTAGTTCCGAAGTCAGCAACCAG tggtgattgtggcgtgtattgcattgagtatgtggagcatctcatgatgcaGCGTGGATTGACCGATGTGACGCCAGACCGGATAGCCATGTTTCGTCAACGGTGGTGTgtcgatttattttaccaaaatgtcggctga